From Camelina sativa cultivar DH55 chromosome 7, Cs, whole genome shotgun sequence, one genomic window encodes:
- the LOC104701872 gene encoding uncharacterized protein LOC104701872 — translation MAHLQQSLYSAARREFSYPGRSGQGKDQEKLTWSRFPVKVRCASTESLTSLTHDHAAETELKYLVSQHGWDVRRLNTDDEDEIRRVSLVQADAFHIPLALFNDFFFLFFQAEVLSALLYKLKNSPSDRYACLVAEQTSEAETSSSTSVVGVVDVTAQNESSVLCHFPGVEEYLYVSGLAVSKAQRRKKMASTLLKACDVLCYLWGFKLLALRAYEDDAAARNLYSNAGYDVVATDPLWTSTWIGRKRRVLMTKRFS, via the exons ATGGCTCACTTGCAACAGAGCCTCTACTCCGCCGCTAGGCGAGAGTTTTCTTATCCGGGAAGGTCCGGTCAGGGAAAAGATCAAGAGAAGCTGACTTGGAGCCGTTTTCCTGTGAAAGTACGGTGCGCATCAACCGAGTCTTTAACGAGTTTGACTCATGATCATGCGGCTGAGACAGAGTTAAAGTATCTGGTGAGTCAGCACGGGTGGGACGTGAGGAGATTGAATACAGACGACGAGGATGAGATCAGGAGAGTGTCTCTTGTTCAAGCCGACGCTTTCCACATCCCTCTAGCTCTTTTCAatgatttcttctttctgttttttcag GCAGAGGTACTCTCAGCACTTCTTTACAAACTAAAGAATTCACCATCTGACAG ATATGCATGTCTTGTGGCGGAGCAAACGAGCGAAGCTGAAACTTCGTCGAGCACTAGTGTTGTCGGTGTAGTTGACGTCACAGCTCAGAATGAAAGTTCAGTGCTTTGTCATTTCCCCGGTGTTGAAGAATATCTTTACGTCTCGGGGTTAGCCGTCTCAAAAGCtcaaaggagaaagaagatggCAAGTACATTGTTAAAGGCATGtgatgttttgtgttatttgtggGGTTTCAAGCTACTTGCTCTAAGAGCTTATGAAGACGACGCAGCTGCTAGAAATCTCTACTCAAACGCTGGTTATGACGTAGTTGCTACTGATCCCTTGTGGACCTCTACTTGGATCGGCAGAAAACGCCGCGTTCTTATGACTAAACGCTTTTCTTAG